The genomic interval GCAGCCGGCGCTGCAGCGAAGAGGTCGAGGCCCGTTTCGTCTGGCGGATCACCTCCAGCGCCTGTTCGATAATCTCTTCGTCCCCGCCATCATCCATTTCCGGCAGATCCGTGGTCGGCTTTTCAATTTTTTCATGAATTTCCGTAATAAACTCCGGCTGACTCTGCTCCTTCCAGAAATTCGTTACATTATCAATTTCAGCATCGCTGGTAAATGCGCCCTGCGAACGGATCAGCTTATCGGATCCCGGCGGCAATACGAGCATATCGCCTTTGCCCAACAAAGAGTCGGCCCCCATACGGTCAAGAATCGTGCGGCTATCGACCTTCTGCGAAACCTTAAAGGCAATGCGCACCGGAAAATTGGCTTTAATCGTCCCCGTAATGACTTTCACATCCGGCCGCTGCGTTGCCAGAATCATATGAATACCCGCCGCACGGGACTTCGCAGCCAGGCGGGCAATACCCGCCTCAATTTCAGCCTGCGCCACCGCCATCAGGTCAGCAAGCTCGTCGATCACAATCACAATATAGGGCAGTTTATCCGGAAGATCCGCCTTCTTTTTATCCGGATCGGTCACAACTTCCTCACCGAAAAGCTCTTCCTGTTTGGCCACCGTGCGTGCATTAAATCCCGGCAGATCACGTACTCCGGCCTGACGGAACCATTTAAAACGCCGTTCCATTTCATCAATCGCCCATTTAAGCCCCAGGGCCACTTTTTTAGCATTCGTAATCACCGGAACCACCAGGTGCGGCAGGTTGTTGTACTGATGAAACTCCACGGTTTTCGGGTCAACCAGAATCATCCGCAGATCATCCGGCGAATGCTTCATAAGCAGACCGGTAAGAATGGAATTCATACAGACCGATTTACCGGCCCCCGTCGCACCGGCAATCAGCAGATGCGGCATTTTCGCGAGATCGAACACCATCGTTTCGCCACTGACATCTTTTCCCAGCACCAGCGGCAGAGCACTCTTCCCGTTCTGAAACTCAGCGCTCTCGATCATGTCGCGGAAAAATACCGATGCCCGGGCCGTATTCGGAACCTCGACGCCGCACACTCCTTTTCCAGGAATTGGAGCCTGAATACGAATGCTCTCCGCATGCATTTTCAGAGCAATATTATCGGCCAGATTTTTGATGCGTTCGACACGCACACCCGGTGCCGGCAGAATTTCATAGCAGGTAACCACCGGACCTTGCTGCACGCCGGTCACTTTGGCCTCCACACCGAATTCCTCAAGCGTGTTCTGCAGCACCTGTGCCGTGTCGGCAACTTCAGAAGCCGACATCCCTTTAGCCTGCGGAACGGCAGGATCGAGTAGACTCAAAGGAGGCAGTTTATAATTGTGCGTATCAGCTTCGAGAGTGCTGGAAAACGCACGATCTTCAGCAGCCTTCTCTTTTCCAGCCCTGGATTTCGCTTTCGGTTTCGGTGCTGAAGTTTTTTCCTCCTCAACCTTTGCAACACGTTTCTGATGTTCCTCTACCAAAGCCCGGATATCGATATCCGATTCAGCAGACGCTTTAGCGGCCGGTTCTGCGGCCACAGGCTCGGGCCGGGGTTTGCGCGGTTTACGGACCCGTTTCGGTTTCGCTTCCGGCTTCGGCGAAGCTTTAGGTTTCACCCCTTTTGCAGGTTTCTTCTCAAAGACCTCTTCTTCGCTCGGTTTTTCAAGCTTCAGAGTCTGGATTTTCTCCCAGATCAGTTTGCACAGTTCGACAATCTGAAGGTCAAACATGCGGACAACGGCAATGAACCCAAGCACAAAAAATACGATACCTGCTCCGACATAACCGATCCAGAATCCTACCGAACGCTGCGCCAGCACTTCACCCATCAGGCCGCCCGGCGTTCCGATGTTATGCGCTTCAACCCAGTCCATCCAGAACTGTTCATTCATATCGGCCAGACCGGCCAGACAGAACAATGCCAGAATAAACCAAAGCAGTTTCGGAAAAATTTTCCGAGCCGACCACAATAACGCAGAAATACCGACCCAGATGATGCCAAAAGGAATAAACAGACCGGCCACCCCAAAATACATGAATGAAAAAAACGCCGCTTTTGCACCGAAAATGCCGATCAGGTTATTGCTCCAGTTCGGATTATTCGTAAACTTTGCAATCTGGTCGGGTTTATAGGTCAGAATACCTAAAAGAATCATCAGACCGATCAGTGCAATCAGCACCCCGGAAATCTCACGCCAGACGGAACGCGTCGGCTCTTCTGTCTTTGTCTTTGCCATTGCCGGAATATAGAGAAGCGCCCTGCTCAAATCAAAACTAAGAAATACCTAATTAAAATCCTGCCGTACAACGGCAACGAACCTACCCTGCAACTCCAACTGTGCATTGAAGGAAACTGCTGGAAAAAGCTCAATTCTCCTTTCCGGAAAATTGATGAATCAGACTCCCGGACCGCACACAACTATGATCGGAGGAACCATGATTCAACGAGTAAACAGCTGAGTCCGGTAATACGCCAGCTCAGCGATAGAAGCTTTGATGTCAAACAATGCATCGTGCGCGTTGGCGGCATCAATTCCCGCTTCCGGGAAATACCGACTCAGCAGCTCCACATTGTCCTTATCGAATGCTGCCTGCCCTTTGAGGTCCATCCACTGTATTTTAATGGTCGAGACGTCCAGAAGACGGTAATGAAGCCGGCTTCCGAACATGGGAAGAAATCGCCGCATCAGCACCCAGTCGTTGTGCACGCTGTTGCCGGCAAGCACCGGCCGGTCAGAAATGGCATCAAAAGGGGTTCCGGCATATTCGTCCAGCATTTCCGCAATCCGGCGATCCGCCTCTGCAACGGTCACCGCCTCTTCCGACCGGCACCGGGCCAGCAGCTCCGAAAGATGTTCCTCCACCCACTCACTGACCTGCTCCTCCGCATCAAGCCGGATGCAAAGGTTGAGATCGGCCGATTGAGGATGCAGACGGTTCAACTCGGTATCGGTAATAATCGCAGCAACCTGTAAAAGCCGTGCGTTTTCCAGATCGAGCGAAGTAAATTCGGCATCGAACCAGACATAGGCGGATGTTTTTTTAATCGTTTCACTCATAAAAAACAGTGAAGCACAGATTTACTACGATGAACACTGATAAAAAGAAAAGGACGGCCGAAGCCGCCCTTCACCAAACAGAAAACTGCGAATCACTTAATCAGGTTATAGGTATCCAGCGCAATCACGAGCTCTTCATTCGTATGGATTTTCAGTGCAGTGACTTTTGAACTTTCCGTCGTCAGCACCGTTTCGTTCGCATTGTTTTTAGCGGTATCCACTTCCACCCCGATAAAACTGAAATTCTCCAGAATCTTTTCGCGCAGCATCGCATTGTTTTCACCGACACCAGCGGTAAAGACAATACAGTCCACTCCGTTCATCGCCGCCGCATAGGACCCGATATATTTCTGAATACTATAGCAGAACATTTCTATAGCCAGCATGCAGTCGGCATCGCCCTCCTCCGCACCCTGAACATTATCGCGCATATCGCTCCGACCGGAAATAGCCAGCAGACCGCCCTGTTTGTTCATCATAGTACTGACCTGTGCCGGCGACAGTTCCTGCGATTCCATAATATGCAGCGGCACATACGGATCCAGCGTGCCGGAACGTGTACCCATAATGATACCGTCAAGCGGAGTGAACCCCATAGAGGTATCCACAGAAACCCCGTCCATAAAGGCCGCCAGCGACCCGCCGTTCCCCAGATGACAAGTAATGATCTTCAATTCTTTCAGATCTCTGCCCAGCACCTCCGCCGCCTTCTGAGCCACATAACCGTGAGACGTTCCATGAAATCCGTATTTGCGGATTTTATATTCCTTATACTGCGCACGCGGCAATGCATACATGTAGGCCTTTTTCGGCATCGACTGATGAACGGCGGTATCGAATACTGCAACCTGAGGCATATCCGGCAGCAGCGATGCCATAGCCTTGATCCCCATCAGATTCGGCGGATTGTGCAGGGGTGCCAGCATGGAGTTGCGCTCAATGGCTTTGATCACATCCCGATCAACGACCACAGAACCGGTAAAATCCTCTCCCCGTGCACCACGCGATGACCTACACCACCAAGCTCTTCGAGACCGGACAGTACACCGACTTCGGCATCAGTCAGTTTTTTCAGAATGGCATCAATGGCCACTTTATGGTCAGCCAGATCAATAAAGAATTTTTCCTTCGGTTCATCCCCTTTTGCATAGGACAGAGTTGATCCATCAATGCCGATACGGTCCGCCTGCCCCTCACACAACGCCCGGAACTGCTCATCGGAATCACGGGCGTCATAAAGTTTGAATTTAATGGAAGAGGAACCGGAATTGATTACCAGAATTTTCATTAGTTTAATCCCCGTAAAATTATTCGCCCGCCTGCAGAACGGTAATTGCCGCAACGCCCACAATATCCTCAACAGAGCAACCGCGGGAGAGATCATTCACCGGCTTATTAAGCCCCTGCAGCAACGGCCCAAACGCCTCCGCACCGGCCATACGCTCAACAATCTTATATGCAATATTTCCTGCATTCAGATCCGGGAAAATAAGCACGCGCGCTTCTCCGCCAAGCGGACTTTCCGGAGCTTTCTTCGCCGCCACGGCAGGAACAATGGCCGCATCAAGCTGCAGTTCACCATCGATGACAATGCCTTTATCCGGACATTCATCCTGCACACGCTGCTTAGCCAGCTTCGTTGCCTCCTGCACTTTTTCAACCAGCGGACTTTTTGCCGACCCGTACGTGGAATAGGAAAGCATTGCCGTCATCGGCGGGATACCAAACTGAATCGCAGAATTTGCGCTCTGCACAGCAATCTGCGAAAGCTGATCCGCATCGGGATCTTCCACCAGTCCGCAATCGGAAAATACATATGGCACCCCGTTCACACACTCAAGGAAGAAACTGGAAACTGTGCCGCCCTTTTTAGCGGCTTTAATGACCTGTAGGGCAGGACGTACCGTATCGGCCGTCGAATGTGCCGCACCTGAAACCATGCCGTCTGCATCGCCCGCCTGCATAATCATCGTACCGAAATAAGAAACCTGTTTTACGGTTTCAAGCGCCTGCTCCGGCGTAATCCCCTTTGCCTTGCGCATTTCGTAAAAAGCATCCGCATATTCCTGTAACCGATCCGAAGTTTCGGGATCAATGACCGTGATGCCATCGAGTTTCCACCCTCTGGAAGCAAAACGTTCCTGAATGTCAGAAACTTTTCCGAGCAGAGTAACCGAAGCGATACCCTCCTGACTGATAATATGAGCCGCCTCACAGACTCGTTCATCGCCACCCTCAGGCAACACTATATTTTTATTCTTAAGTTTTGCAGCATCAATAATTTGCTGAATAAATGCGCTTCTGGCCATTATATCTATTCCCCATGTGGTTTAGTTTATGCATCCCCGAATTTTGCAAAAATATCCGCAAAACTATCACTTCGGTTTTTTCAAGCAATTCAATTTTACAGATTTCGAAGCTATATCCGGTTTTAAGCCTCCTTAAAAAACTAAAAAAATATCATTTCAACCGATAAACGAAAAAATATGTTATCCGGAAGATCAAAAATTATCTGTATTCCACCCACCACAGTTTTTCTGAATACAAAAAAAACCCCGCTGCTGAAAAGCAACGAGGTTCTTCAGATTCGCTTCTATCTCATTTTATTCTGCAGCAGCCACTTCTTCTTCCGCAACCGGTACTTCCTCAACCGCCGGAGCAGCCGTTGCAATCGAATCGACCCATTCGATCAGTACCATTTCAGAACTGTCGGAAATACGACGTCCCAGCTTAATAATACGCGTATAGCCACCGTTACGGTTTTCGAAGGTCGGCGCAACTGAATCGAAGAGCTCTTTAACCGCTCCTTCATTTTTCAGAACTGAAATCGCCTGACGGCGTGCCGCAAGCGTGCCCTTCTTACCGAGCGTAACCATTTTTTCTGCCAGGCTACGCGCAGCTTTCGCTTTCGGTGCCGTGGTCTTGATGCGTTTATTATCGATGAGCGCGCAGACCAGGTTTGCGAGCAGCTCATTACGATGCGCGCTGGTGCGTCCCAGTTTTACTGTTTTTTTACGATGTCTCATTGTTCCAACCTCTGGATAGTTTAAAAATTAGTCTTCAGAGTACACACCCTTAAGCAGGTCTGCATCGAAGGTCATTCCCAGCGACAGCCCCATCTCCTGGATCTTCGCCTTGATTTCATTCAGCGATTTCTTACCGAAGTTTCTGTATTTCAGCATCTCTGCTTCCGTCTTCTGCGCAAGTTCGCCAACCGTGGTGATGTTAGCGTTATTCAGGCAGTTGGCCGCACGTACACTGAGTTCAATTTCATTGACGCTGATATTCAGTTTCTTACGGAGTTCTTCCTTCTCCATATCGATCTGTTTTTCGCTTTCCTCAAACTCAATCAGGTCTTTGTCGTACGAAACAAAGACATCGAGATGATGTCGCAGAATCGCGGCAGACATGGTCAACGCATCATCCGGTGTAACCCTTCCGTCGGTCCAGATTTCAATCACAAGTTTATCGTAGTCGGTACGACGGCCAACACGGGTATTTTCCGTTTCATACTTTACGCGACGAACCGGCGAAAACAGACAATCGATCGGAATCACGCCGATTTCCTGATTTTCTTTTTTATTCAATTCAGCCGGGCAGTAGCCACGTCCGATCCGAACTTCCATCTCAGCTTCGAACACGCCGTCTTCCTGAAGCGTGCAGATCACAAAATCGGGATTGAGCACTTCAATCGTTTCCGGGGTCTGGATATCACCGGCCTTAACCTCACCGGGGCCTTCCACCTTGACTTTAACGATCTGCGTGTCTCTGGAATAACTCTTAAAAAGCAACTGTTTGATGTTCAGCACAATGTCGGTCACATCTTCTGTTACGCCTTCAAGACTGCAGAATTCGTGCGGTGCACCTTTGATTTTAACCGATGAAACCGCCGCACCTTCCAATGAAGACAGCAGTACACGGCGCAACGAGTTACCCATAGTACGGCCATAGCCGCCTTCAAACGGTTCCGCGTAGAACTTACCGTAGTTTTCTGTGGAAACAGCGTCGTCTTTGACAACCTGTTTCGGCATTTCGAATCGACCGAGACGAGTAGGCATAATGTTTAATCTCCCAGATCCGGGCATTAACCGGACCGTATGGTGTTAAGTATTACTTTGAGTTACAAAAACAATGCTCCCGAAAAAAACGGAAGCATTACACAACAAATTTCCTGCTTAAACGCGACGGCGTTTCGGAGGACGGCAACCATTGTGCGGAATGGCGGTCGTATCTTTAATACAGGTTACAGAAAGACCGGCCGACGCAAGCGCACGAACGGCTGATTCGCGTCCTGCTCCCGGACCCTGCACACGCACTTCAACTTCAGACATACCGTGGCTAATCGCTGTACGGGCGGCATCCTGTGCAACAGTTGTTGCCGCAAAAGCAGTGGATTTCCGCGAACCTTTGAAGTTGCACCGGCCGGCACTCGACCAGGAAATCACGTTACCGCGCATATCCGTAATGGAAACAATAGTGTTATTGAATGTAGTTTTCACAAACGCGATACCGACCGGAACATTCTTTGATCCTTTTTTACGCTTGATCGGCTCAATGACTTCATCGGCCAGCAGATCTGCTGCAGTCGGCAGGCGGGATTTCTTTTCCTCAGCCTGCTCTTTAGCCGGTGCTGCCGGTTTTTCGTCTGCAACCGGTGCAGATGCAACCACTTCTTTTACTTCTTCAACTTTTTCTTCTGCCATGGGAATATTCCTTCTTTACGCCGCGTTATTTAGCAGCTTTAGCGGCGGAACGGGCTTCCTTACCACGAACAACACCAACGGTACGCTTCGCACCTTTACGGGTACGGGCATTGGTTTTCGTACGCTGTCCACGAACCGGCAACCCGGCACGATGACGCCGACCGCGATATGAACCTACAGAAATCAGACGGCGGATATTCGCCGAAACCTCACGACGAAGGTCACCTTCAATGCGATAATCGCTCTGAAGAACAGCAACAAGGCGCTGAATATCCTCATCCTTCAGATCATCTGCTTTCATATTGCGGTCCAGCTTGGCCTTTTCGCAGATTTCAACTGCAGTGGTCGGGCCAATGCCGTAAATATAACGAAGCGAGTATTCCAGCTTCTTCTTACCGGGGATGTCTATACCGAGTACACGTGGCATGTCTTAAACTCCTGATTCCTTATCCTTGGCGCTGTTTGTGGCGCGGGTTCGTGCAAATGATGCGAACGACGCCCTTGCGGCGGATCACTTTACACTGTTCACACATTCTTTTTACTGAAGCTCGTACTTTCATTATTCTGCTCCTGGTCAATTATAAGACGCCCCTTGCTCATATCATAGGGCGACATCTCAACCATCACTTTGGCACCGACTTGCGGATGCTTTTTTTTAAAATCGTCCCGTCTCAAAAACGCAACAAAACGATGTCCATTAATTAGTTCTGCGTCAAAAGCGTGTTTGTCTATCACAGAGACCACACACGCCTCAAGTAAAATTGTCTCTTTTTTATCCATCACGAATCCAAATCAGGAATCGTCAGAATCTCCGCTTTTTCTTTGCCGATAGCTACCGTGTGCTCAAAGTGAGCCGATGGTTTCCGGTCTTTTGTCACAACAGTCCATCCATCGTCCAATGTCTGAGTATGATGAACCCCCAGGTTAATCATCGGTTCAATAGCAAAAGTCATACCGGCCTTCAGCACGGGACCTCTTCCGGGAGGGCCATAATTCGGAATCTGAGGATCTTCGTGCATTTCCCGACCGATTCCATGACCAACAAAATCCCGAACAACGGAAAAACCGGCATTTTCCGCCACAACCTGGCATGCATTGGAAATATCGCCGAGGCGATTCCCCTCCACGGCTTTAGCAATCGATGCATCAAGGCATTCCTTCGTAACATCCAGCAATCGCTGTACTTCAGGATCAATCTCGCCGGCCGGTACCGTAATCGCGGTATCGCCCACAAAGCCGCCATAGACGAGTCCGAAATCAATACTTACGATATCGCCGTCGCGAATAACCCTTTTTCCCGGCACTCCATGCACAACCTCTTCATTTACCGAAGAACAGATGCGCCCCGAAAAACCATGATACCCGTAAAAAGCACATCGACCCTTCTCTTCCCGGGCAAGTTCAGCAGCATAATCATCGAGTTCTCCGGTCGTAACGCCCGGTGCTACTCTGGCAGCAACCTTATGCAGAATCGTTGCGGTTTTTTTTGCCGCAATCCGCATCGCCGCCAACTCGCTCTGATTTTTAATTTTAATCATGTAGCTTCACCTACGAGCCGGTTTTTCACTTCGTTACGAACCGCCTCTATGCTCTGGTTGGCATCCACGTCCTGCACGAGCCCCATTGCTTCATAATAATTGATTAGCGGAGCGGTCTGCTCTTCATAAACTTTCAAACGCTCCCGCACAGTTTCCTCCCGGTCATCCGGACGCTGTATCAGTTCGCAGCCCTCGACATCGCACTGATCTCCCCGGGAAGGCGGATTAAACTCAATATGATATACCGAACCGCATTTAGCACAGGTACGCCGCCCCGACAAACGTCGCACAATAACATCATCCGGACAGTTGAGAAGGATTACACGCTCAAGCGTTCCCCCAACCTCTTCGAGCAACGAATCCAGACTCCGAGCCTGCGTCAATGTGCGCGGAAAACCGTCAAAGAGAAATTTCTGAGAAGAATCAGCCTCCTCTAACAGACTGCGGATCATCCCGACGACAACCTCATCAGAAACGAAACGCCCCTGTGCCATGACCTTTTCCGCCTCGATACCGAGAGCGGTCTTCCGGGCAATCTGCTCACGAAGAAGCTGTCCTGTTGAAATGTGTTTGTACCCCTGGCCTACAAGAACTTCTGCTACAGTTCCTTTTCCCGCCCCCGGCGGCCCTAGTAATATCAGTGCATTCATCGTCCGCTGCGCATTTTACCTTTTTTAAGGAAACCATCGTAATGACGCATCAGCAGATGCGATTCAATCTGGCGCATCGTATCGAGCATAACCCCGACAATAATCAGCAGACTGGTTCCGCCGAAAAACGATGCAACAATCCAGGGCACCTTGAAGGACGACGTAAGAATACTCGGAAGAATTGAAACGACGGTCAGGAATATTGCACCCGCCAGCGTCAGACGCGTCATCGTACGGTCAAGATATTCAGCCGTCGGCGTTCCTGGACGAATACCCGGAATGTAACCGCCGCGTTTTTTCAGATCATCGGCAATCTGTACCGGATTGAACTGCGTCGCGACCCAGAAATAGGAGAAAAACAGAATCATCAGCCCGAATACGATCATGTAGCTCGCAGAGGTCATCGTAAAACTGGACGCAAATTTCTTTGCCCAGTCATAGGGCAGATAACCCGCAACCGAGGGAAAGATCTGAAGAATAGCTGAAGCGAAGATGATCGGCATTACCCCGGAATAGTTTACACGTAACGGCAGATGCGACGTACCACCATTCATCATTTTCCGTCCAACCATACGCTTGGCAAACTGCACAGGCACTTTCTGCTGCGCCTGCGTAACAGCAACCACACCGAGAATAACTGCAAAAATCAGAATAATCATCAGCGCAACGTGGAAAAAACCGATTTCCGCCACCCCGTCAACAGGAGACAGCTTATCAATCAGCGTTTTCACAGCCATGGGCAACGAACTGATAATATTCACTGTGATGATAATTGAAATACCGTTACCGATACCCCGATCGGTCATCTGTTCCCCGATCCACATCAGGAGTAGCGAACCGGTTACCAGACTCAGCGCCGTCAAAAGGATAAATCCCAACCCCGGAATACGTACCACCTCAGCCGGCAGGCCGAAATAGCCGCCGGACTGAAGGGCAACACCCATTGCAATACCCTGAACAGCACAGATTACAACCGTCAGATAGCGCGTATACTGCGTGATTTTCTGGCGGCCTACATCGCCTTCCCTTGCCAGCTTTTCAAGATGCGGAATCACCGCAGTCATCAGCTGGATGATGATTGACGCGCTGATGTAGGGCATAATTCCCAGCGTACCAATCGAACATTGCAGGAGCGCGCCCCCGCTGAACAGGTTCATGATTCCGAACAAACCACCTTCTGCGCCTCCCTGCGCTTCGATAAACTGACGGATCGCCAGGGCATCGACACCCGGGAGCGGAACGGCTGCGAGCAGCCGGCAAATAAAGATGAGTCCCAGCGTAAACAGAATACGCTGCCTGAGCTCAGGAATCTTGAATGTGTTAGCAAACGCGGAAAGCATGGCAATGAGGCCTTTCTTTAATTAGACAACTTCGCAGCTTCCACCGGCGGCTTCGATCTTTTCCTTAGCCGAGGCGGAGAAAGCATTAACTTTAACAGTCAGTTTCTTTTCTACGTTTCCGTTGCCCAGAATCTTCACACCATCAAAGCGACCGTTAACCAGACCACGCTCCTGAAGAAGCGCGATGGTAACTTCCGTTCCGTCTTCAAATGCATTGAGCGCATCCAGATTGACCGGAAGAATCACCTTGCGATTGATGTTATTGAATCCGCGGATAGGAAGCTTGCGGTAATAGGGCATCTGGCCGCCTTCAAACAGCGGCTTATGCGTTGCGCCCGCACGGGACATCTGCCCCTTATGGCCGCGACCCGCCGTTTTACCTTTGCCCGAAGCACGTCCGCGTCCTACGCGGATCTTCCGATGTTTGGAACCTTCTGCAGGTTTCAGTGAATGTAAATCCATGACTTAATCCCCTACCTTTATCAGCCTTTGCGGATGGCGAGAGCTTCCTGCTTGGAGCGCAGAGAGTCCAGTGCCTTCAGCGTGGCTTTAGTTACATTGAGGTGGTTGTTCGAACCGAGCGATTTGGCCAGTACATCACGAACTCCGGCGAGTTCAAGTACCGCACGGCAAGGTCCGCCTGCGATAATACCGGTACCTTCGGAAGCCGGGCGGATCAGAACCTGAGCACCACTGTACTTTCCGAGCGCATCATGCGGCAGCGTGGTGCCGCGCATGGTTACGGTCTGAAGGTTGCGCTTTGCAGCGTCACCCGCTTTACGAATAGCTTCAGCCACCTCTGCGGCTTTACCAAGACCATAGCCGACACGACCTTTCCGGTCACCTACTACAACCAGAGCCCCGAAGCTGAAGCGACGACCACCTTTTACAACTTTGGAGTTGCGGCTGATGTGTACTACTCGTTCTTCGAATTCCGGTTTTTCGCGGACTTCCTGCTTATCGTCGCGTTTTCCGCGGCGGCCACGGCCGCCGCCGTCACGACGGCCTCTACGTTCATTACGTTCTTCTGCCATTGGGAATCTCCTAGAATTTCAGGCCGGCTTCGCGAGCGCTGTCTGCCAACGTTTTAAGATTACTGCCGAAAGCGAATCCGCCACGGTCGAATACAACAGCCTCAATGCCTTTGCCTTTGGCCGCCTCAGCCGCTTTTGCGCCCAGCGCTTTGGCCGCTTCAGCGTTTTTACCGTTGATGGATACACCGGCCAGAGTCAGACGTGCATCATCATCGATGAACTGAATTTCCATCCGCTTATTCGAGCGATAGAAAGCCATGCGCGGACGATCCGCCGTACCAGCAACTTTATTGCGTACACGGAAATGACGACGTTTTCTGAAATCTTTTTTTGTTTTAATAGCCATTATGCAACCGCCTTACCTTCTTTACGGCGAACCTGCTCATCCGAGTAGCGAACACCCTTGCCCTTATACGGCTCAACCGGTGAATAGTCGCGGATGCGTGCAGCAACCTGACCTACCAGCTGCTTATCAATACCTTCCACCGAGAGCCCGGTTCCCTGACCGTTGACTTCCACTTTGACTCCTTCCGGAATCGTGAAGTCAATGTCATGAGAATAGCCCAGTGAAAGTACGATCTGATTGGCTCCTTTCATGACGACCTTGTAACCGACACCGTCAATAAGAAGTTCCTTTTTATAGCCCTGGCTGACGCCGATGATCATGTTATTGATCAGACTGCGGACCGTTCCGTACATCGCCTTACCGAACTTGGAATCGTCGGTGCGCGAAACGACAACA from Verrucomicrobia bacterium S94 carries:
- a CDS encoding adenylate kinase, with product MNALILLGPPGAGKGTVAEVLVGQGYKHISTGQLLREQIARKTALGIEAEKVMAQGRFVSDEVVVGMIRSLLEEADSSQKFLFDGFPRTLTQARSLDSLLEEVGGTLERVILLNCPDDVIVRRLSGRRTCAKCGSVYHIEFNPPSRGDQCDVEGCELIQRPDDREETVRERLKVYEEQTAPLINYYEAMGLVQDVDANQSIEAVRNEVKNRLVGEAT
- the secY gene encoding preprotein translocase subunit SecY — protein: MLSAFANTFKIPELRQRILFTLGLIFICRLLAAVPLPGVDALAIRQFIEAQGGAEGGLFGIMNLFSGGALLQCSIGTLGIMPYISASIIIQLMTAVIPHLEKLAREGDVGRQKITQYTRYLTVVICAVQGIAMGVALQSGGYFGLPAEVVRIPGLGFILLTALSLVTGSLLLMWIGEQMTDRGIGNGISIIITVNIISSLPMAVKTLIDKLSPVDGVAEIGFFHVALMIILIFAVILGVVAVTQAQQKVPVQFAKRMVGRKMMNGGTSHLPLRVNYSGVMPIIFASAILQIFPSVAGYLPYDWAKKFASSFTMTSASYMIVFGLMILFFSYFWVATQFNPVQIADDLKKRGGYIPGIRPGTPTAEYLDRTMTRLTLAGAIFLTVVSILPSILTSSFKVPWIVASFFGGTSLLIIVGVMLDTMRQIESHLLMRHYDGFLKKGKMRSGR
- a CDS encoding 50S ribosomal protein L15, which codes for MDLHSLKPAEGSKHRKIRVGRGRASGKGKTAGRGHKGQMSRAGATHKPLFEGGQMPYYRKLPIRGFNNINRKVILPVNLDALNAFEDGTEVTIALLQERGLVNGRFDGVKILGNGNVEKKLTVKVNAFSASAKEKIEAAGGSCEVV
- a CDS encoding 30S ribosomal protein S5; this translates as MAEERNERRGRRDGGGRGRRGKRDDKQEVREKPEFEERVVHISRNSKVVKGGRRFSFGALVVVGDRKGRVGYGLGKAAEVAEAIRKAGDAAKRNLQTVTMRGTTLPHDALGKYSGAQVLIRPASEGTGIIAGGPCRAVLELAGVRDVLAKSLGSNNHLNVTKATLKALDSLRSKQEALAIRKG
- the rplR gene encoding 50S ribosomal protein L18, whose product is MAIKTKKDFRKRRHFRVRNKVAGTADRPRMAFYRSNKRMEIQFIDDDARLTLAGVSINGKNAEAAKALGAKAAEAAKGKGIEAVVFDRGGFAFGSNLKTLADSAREAGLKF
- a CDS encoding 50S ribosomal protein L6, which produces MSRIGKQPVSIPDGVTVEVSGQTVSVKGAKGETSYTAPSCVAIKVEDNSVVVSRTDDSKFGKAMYGTVRSLINNMIIGVSQGYKKELLIDGVGYKVVMKGANQIVLSLGYSHDIDFTIPEGVKVEVNGQGTGLSVEGIDKQLVGQVAARIRDYSPVEPYKGKGVRYSDEQVRRKEGKAVA